cataaaCGTCGCTTCCACTGAACACCGatgtctaaattgaagattttttgtcttcccgccttccattcAGGCCGTAGACGTCGCCTTTTGACTACGCGACGTCTAAGCGTCTGGGAATTAGGtaaagagcattaattgcagtcCCATAGACATCGGCCCCCCGTAAACACCGaagtcaatggactgtcttctCACTTGCCCCAGAccgttagacgtcggtttgcgccAATATGGACGTCTACAGCGTAAAAGACGTCACCTTAACCTAAAACTGACGTCTaggttaccaagctatttacgataatgccatcGTCCACTCATATATATTGGGTTACCAACAAACCAACGTCTATGTGGTGACGTTAAAttgcgtttttccactagtatATACACGAACAAATActaaattaatcataattaaaatttagcttaaatctttcatctttatacttcaatttatatcatatgataataaacaatattaatgaaaataacattattttataatattttaatatatgaaatactttcatagaatttttataataaaataccacaattattataatgagttttaaataaaaataattatataaaacataatcaaatttgtgtttcaaaaataatttgatatataattaaagaaaatttcacATAGAAAAGTAAATACATTTAATTACAGTATGGCAATCTAGTCAATCATAGACTAGACGGTTAATTCTCATTGAAACGCATAAACAAACCATCACTAGGATCGAATGATCGAGGAATCAGATCAATTTGTCCACAGTTAAGACAGTTAAATGTTAATGTTGAACAACTTAAAGGTAAAGTGTGATTATTAATAATTGGGTAATTAGGCTATTGCTAATAAAAGGTCCACTCCAAAATCTATAAACATAGGTTTGAGATAAGGAGGTAGGTGATTTGTATTTACTACACCCTTAATATCTGAACTGTCAAACATTgatctaattttaaattgaagtgTCTTCTGTAGATACCCTCCAAACAGTTTGGATGAACGACTAGGAGAGAACTTACTGGATGTTGAACTGTTGACCTCAACCCTACACCCTGAAGTATGTATAATTAAGTATATGATAAGATGGAAAGTAGCTTGgagatataaaataatgttttagataTTAAACTATAGTCGAATTGttgaaagataatgaaaaatattttagcaaAACAAAAGTTCTttaaggccttgttcacttgagtggatttgagggagagtaattgagaggatttgaagataaattttgttgttgtttatttgaatatatttggtGATGAGTGAGAGTGGATTtagatgtaaattttttttatctgtacataaattaaatcttacactaattttcacaaactttacttcaaaatccactctcttttacctccaaattcactcaaataaaaaaaaaaataccttcaaatccactcaattactattcttcaaatctactcaaataaacaagacataaatgaaacaaaaattaagaatcaaatagaacaaaaaagatattattttctatattactTAATTAATGAAGGTTTTATGTCATTGAACATTTCAAATTGAGACTCAAACATTctcatataaaaaaagtaataataaatttagtaacTGAATTTCGTGAATATAGaacaaatcaaacaataaaaagataatatatatatatatatagatagggATTATGACCAGAATTAATACAAGTCTGGTATAGGAACGAAGACAAGACACATATGTACATGGTTCTcatattgaattgaaaatataagatataatctctacctttttaatataaaaattattgatcaaAAGAATTGGAATAACAGCCGTATGAAGGagattatttgttgtttctatttatatatacgTGTACTTTTTTtgccaaagaaaataatgtataaGACTTTACATCTAAATGTATTTGTTATTTGGATACGGATAGGGATTAAAATAGAAAGGCATGGTAGATTATTGgtaaagtaaattataattttgtgtgGCAAGTTTCACCCCTCTTGCCCGATAAACTGTAATGAGTTGTAAGGCTTAAAGGGAGATGGTGGGTGATACGTCATAAAGAACCCCACACCAATATTGTGAAGGTAAGAGGAAGAGACTTAAACCAAAATGGGTGATTATAGGGTAATAAGAGAACTGGTatttttgatttgatttgggtTAAAGTAAACAGTGGTTAGGTGGTGGAACAACTGGAAAGTACTCATAACTAAATTAAAGCTACAATAATAttaccacacacacacacacattccTCTTTATTTAGCCACTTGCATGTTGCATGCGACTTCTTCTGCTGCTTCTCTTTTCCCACTATAAATACCTTCCCATTCTTCCCTTAACGACTCGTGCAAtcgaaagagagaaagagataacCTCAACTGAGGCTTCTCACTTTCACAGACCTTTTCTTCACCACTCAGTGTGTGATAGAGAAGAGATATTACATTCCACACACCACACCAAAATGGCCATTAACCATGAAACTTGGGCTTTTGTTTTTGGCCTTCTAGGTACacaaatacttttttctttttttcttaaatgcaTGCCCTACTTCTTTCTCCATTACCATCTGCATCACCGCATGTTTATTCTATAAACCTGTATTCGTTAATgagtgtttatttttgttctgttGTTATAGGCAACGTCATCTCCTTCATGGTGTTTCTTGCTCCATTGTAAGTGATTTTTTCTACTTTACAATAATGGACGCTGAAGAATTTTTCTAACTAAATATGAATTATATTCGATTGCAGACCAACATTTTACCAAATCTACAAGAAGAAAACTGCAGAAGGATTTCAATCACTGCCATATGTTGTTGCACTGTTCAGCTCAATGCTCTGGATTTATTACGCACTCGTAAAGAAGGATGCTAGCCTCCTTCTTATTACCATTAACTCCTTTGGATGTGTGATTGAGTCAATTTACCTTCTCATCTTCCTAGTTTATGCCCCAAGTAAAACCAGGGTATTCCTTCTCATAACTTTTATATACCCATTCctattcttctccttttcttctcaacAATAAATGATATATTGGTTTTCCTTCTGTCAAATGTTACAGCTTTCGACCATCAAGCTTCTTCTCTTGTTGAATGTTTTTGGGTTCGGAGCCATGCTTCTTTCAACCCTCTACTTTACAACAGGATCCAAACGTCTTTCTGTTATTGGATGGATTTGCCTAGTTTTCAACATTAGTGTGTTTGCTGCTCCTCTCTGCATTCTGGTAATGATTTAGAAGCCCATTATTTATATCATTCTTTTTCCAagatttttctcttttcgtCTATTGTTACTATATTActtcttttacttttcaataCACATTTCACTTACTTTCACAACTATTACTTCATCTTCAACATTTTTCACCTTTACGTAATCTATATGTTTTCAAAGAGAAATCAAATTCTCATAATTGATACATGCAGAAACGTGTCATCCAAACCAAGAGCGTGGAATTCATGCCTTTCAGTTTGTCCTTCTTTTTGACCGTAAATGCTGTCATGTGGTTCTTCTATGGCCTTCTTCTCAAGGACTACTACATCGCTGTAAGTACAATTCAATACTGCTACGTTAGCCTTGGACTTGGACCATTAAATCTTTGTCTATCTTAACAACACTTTTCCTTTATCACCACTTTTGTCATTTAGATCTCCTAACCTTTTGTTATGCCTCAATAATTTAGTGAAAAGCCAATTTAACTAGAGCAATTAATTAAACGTATGCTCACTCCATTAGAGTTGAGTTCAtcacatgaaaataaaaaatagccAAACGGAAACATGGGTCcgtattatattattatttaatgacaAAAGGTTTAAATGTTTAAATGCAAGAAAAGAACTAGTTTGATTAAACAGAGGATCTAACATTTGCATTTGAATGA
This DNA window, taken from Vigna radiata var. radiata cultivar VC1973A chromosome 5, Vradiata_ver6, whole genome shotgun sequence, encodes the following:
- the LOC106761239 gene encoding bidirectional sugar transporter SWEET10 codes for the protein MAINHETWAFVFGLLGNVISFMVFLAPLPTFYQIYKKKTAEGFQSLPYVVALFSSMLWIYYALVKKDASLLLITINSFGCVIESIYLLIFLVYAPSKTRLSTIKLLLLLNVFGFGAMLLSTLYFTTGSKRLSVIGWICLVFNISVFAAPLCILKRVIQTKSVEFMPFSLSFFLTVNAVMWFFYGLLLKDYYIALPNTLGFVFGIIQMVLYLVYRNAKPKTLEEPTKLQELNGHIVDVVKLGTMTPSEPNHVTKSGAVTETASNV